In Myxococcus stipitatus, the following are encoded in one genomic region:
- a CDS encoding PKD domain-containing protein, with protein MAIDIPPGTHSLAASVKIPITASMVRVDSVRPAMGPYEQLFDEQDAIGDPRAGTGAKPTTTWGSVVYDANAYPMGFYIDLGATYDVTEVGVFDTYATGDASFDVGEPGAWVPAVNFSTDLWEKWKLFSINKRTRYVRFARTLHAGVNEIVVYGSPVDPLPGNVPPSVSAGATQELVLPTSTATLSGTASDSDGTIVSRQWVQTQGPSIATLTNATSLTATASGLVQGSYIFELTVTDDDGASSSNKTTVKVLPAAAGRGTVTEVYRSSSTPGGFGYVLYLPPGYAEGSNWPLVVFLHGMGQRGNGGPDELKRVRELGPPRYIDAEGKDYPFVMVAPQTGPNGTWGQFEAEYYLGPFVNHIQATLNVDPRRTYMTGLSLGGGGAISFASVFPNKLAAILAACPTSWAGAQSYSDGMMNAGLAVWAVHARNDATYSYNATASWFDQFGKAMGGTRGVLATYTSPNEKQTAFFRPGTGDWQWHSGQTATDSSGAGPARPVLFTVYDTGGHAIWDAVYKDPKVWDWLLAQQKP; from the coding sequence ATGGCCATCGATATCCCCCCGGGCACGCATTCGCTCGCAGCCAGCGTGAAGATTCCCATCACCGCGTCGATGGTGCGGGTGGACTCGGTGCGTCCGGCCATGGGCCCCTACGAGCAGCTGTTCGACGAGCAGGACGCCATCGGCGACCCGCGTGCGGGCACGGGCGCCAAGCCGACCACGACCTGGGGCAGCGTGGTCTACGACGCGAACGCCTATCCCATGGGTTTCTACATCGACCTCGGCGCGACCTACGACGTGACGGAGGTCGGTGTCTTCGACACCTATGCCACGGGTGATGCATCGTTCGATGTGGGAGAGCCTGGAGCGTGGGTCCCCGCCGTCAACTTCAGCACGGACCTCTGGGAGAAGTGGAAGCTCTTCTCCATCAACAAGCGCACCCGCTACGTCCGCTTCGCTCGGACCCTCCACGCGGGCGTCAATGAAATCGTCGTGTATGGCAGCCCCGTGGACCCGTTGCCTGGGAACGTGCCCCCGAGCGTCTCGGCGGGTGCGACCCAGGAGCTCGTGCTGCCCACGTCGACGGCGACGCTCTCCGGAACAGCGAGCGACTCGGATGGGACGATTGTCTCGCGTCAATGGGTACAGACGCAGGGCCCCAGCATCGCCACGCTCACGAACGCCACTTCACTGACGGCGACGGCCTCCGGGCTCGTGCAGGGCTCGTACATCTTCGAGCTCACCGTGACGGATGACGACGGGGCCAGCAGTTCGAACAAGACGACGGTGAAGGTGCTCCCGGCGGCCGCCGGCCGAGGAACCGTGACGGAGGTCTACCGGTCCTCCTCCACGCCGGGCGGCTTCGGCTACGTCCTCTACCTCCCCCCCGGATACGCCGAGGGCTCCAACTGGCCCCTGGTGGTCTTCCTCCACGGCATGGGGCAGAGAGGCAACGGGGGACCGGACGAGCTCAAGCGCGTCCGGGAACTGGGCCCACCTCGCTACATCGACGCGGAGGGAAAGGACTACCCCTTCGTGATGGTCGCGCCGCAGACGGGCCCCAATGGAACCTGGGGGCAGTTCGAGGCGGAGTATTACCTGGGGCCCTTCGTCAATCACATCCAGGCGACGCTCAATGTGGACCCCCGCCGGACCTACATGACGGGCCTGAGCCTGGGCGGCGGTGGCGCCATCTCCTTCGCGTCCGTCTTCCCCAACAAGCTCGCGGCCATTCTCGCCGCGTGCCCCACGTCGTGGGCCGGAGCCCAGAGCTACTCGGACGGGATGATGAACGCGGGGCTCGCAGTCTGGGCGGTCCACGCCCGGAATGACGCGACCTACAGCTACAACGCGACGGCCTCCTGGTTCGACCAGTTCGGCAAGGCGATGGGCGGAACCCGTGGCGTGCTTGCCACCTACACCTCCCCCAATGAGAAGCAGACCGCCTTCTTCCGCCCGGGGACGGGAGACTGGCAATGGCACAGCGGCCAGACGGCCACGGACTCGAGCGGCGCGGGCCCTGCTCGCCCGGTGCTCTTCACGGTCTACGACACGGGCGGCCACGCCATCTGGGACGCCGTGTACAAGGACCCCAAGGTCTGGGATTGGCTGCTCGCGCAGCAGAAGCCCTGA
- a CDS encoding lipase family protein — MKVVQPIYTGGSYNIIQTVYRLSRFSGLGDSLTGTASSIATKLGPIIDKALTDNSQELGVWTRVWGPCVYQTDKDCTGQGRVSTVADNVMYVVYNAQSDCYVVGVAGTNGNKDSSHNWYDKDCLDNNVTTLVGFPMGITPTNSTNPSQYNVGNVSQGAAWGTTNLLNMQDAQTGKSLQAFLADKVSTQTTLIFAGHSLGGSLCPTLARWLFTSIFDVARWSAVYVLPTAAPTTGDQGFVNNFSGVFTQTYINGISHYGFWNQVIWNQYDVVPHGWINLMNVLPNSVPNDVVWDYVQGSSIQTLYGPLSGWDADATYKTINQMYQLPPSPNPYVRLPSQSFTPSPLPPKPSNFLAFLSTVGTQHIDAYDTFFGVPATNANVKVSLVASAPDSAPEATAAMRHTA, encoded by the coding sequence ATGAAAGTCGTACAGCCCATCTACACCGGCGGAAGCTACAACATCATCCAAACTGTCTACAGGCTCTCGAGGTTCTCCGGTCTGGGCGACAGCCTGACGGGGACGGCCTCCAGCATCGCGACGAAGCTCGGGCCCATCATCGACAAGGCGTTGACGGACAACAGTCAGGAACTGGGGGTGTGGACGCGGGTGTGGGGCCCCTGCGTCTATCAGACGGACAAGGACTGCACCGGACAGGGCAGGGTGTCCACGGTGGCCGACAACGTCATGTATGTGGTCTACAACGCGCAATCCGATTGCTACGTCGTGGGAGTCGCTGGAACCAACGGCAACAAGGACTCCAGTCACAACTGGTACGATAAGGACTGCCTGGACAACAACGTCACCACGTTGGTCGGATTCCCGATGGGCATCACCCCGACCAACAGCACCAATCCCAGTCAGTACAACGTCGGGAATGTCTCACAGGGGGCGGCCTGGGGGACCACGAACCTGCTGAACATGCAGGACGCGCAGACGGGGAAGTCACTCCAGGCATTCCTGGCGGACAAGGTCTCGACCCAGACGACGCTCATCTTCGCGGGGCACAGCCTGGGGGGCTCGCTCTGCCCGACGCTGGCCCGCTGGCTCTTCACCAGCATCTTCGACGTGGCGCGGTGGAGCGCGGTGTATGTGCTTCCGACGGCGGCCCCTACAACGGGAGATCAAGGGTTCGTCAACAACTTCAGCGGCGTCTTCACGCAGACGTACATCAACGGCATCTCGCATTATGGCTTCTGGAACCAGGTCATCTGGAACCAGTACGACGTGGTGCCGCACGGGTGGATCAACCTGATGAACGTCCTGCCGAACAGTGTGCCGAACGACGTCGTGTGGGACTACGTCCAGGGGTCGTCCATCCAGACGCTCTATGGCCCGCTCTCGGGTTGGGATGCTGACGCCACCTACAAGACGATCAATCAGATGTACCAGCTGCCGCCGAGCCCGAATCCGTACGTCCGATTGCCGTCGCAGAGCTTCACGCCGTCGCCGCTGCCCCCGAAGCCGAGCAACTTCCTGGCCTTCCTGAGCACGGTGGGGACGCAGCACATCGACGCCTACGACACCTTCTTCGGAGTCCCCGCCACAAACGCGAACGTGAAGGTCAGCCTGGTGGCATCCGCGCCCGACTCCGCCCCTGAGGCGACGGCGGCCATGCGGCACACGGCCTGA